From the Synechococcus sp. HK01-R genome, one window contains:
- a CDS encoding universal stress protein, with amino-acid sequence MFNNLLIADSGKGHVEEMVKMLRDLPGFRAARINLLHVVPEQDKSGAEEHWADAAQLLAQAVERLGLNPSEVNSIIRQGDAKQTVLKVAEELNADLIVMGSRGLGRLQSILANSTSQYVFQLSTRPMLLVRDDLYVRHVNRLLVTIDGTGVGDDALRLACEMIRDIPGGQLTGVHVARQDITPSRGAVSKGDALLEAAVQRARGYGVALKPLHITANDIGRGVCQAAKDTNADLVVIASQDRRPLVARGLVDLDKLLGGSVSDYIRVHAPAPVMLVREPERS; translated from the coding sequence GTGTTCAACAACCTTCTGATTGCTGATTCCGGGAAGGGACATGTCGAGGAGATGGTCAAAATGCTGCGCGATCTACCCGGATTCCGCGCCGCAAGGATCAACCTCCTCCATGTTGTTCCAGAACAGGACAAATCCGGCGCTGAAGAGCACTGGGCCGACGCCGCCCAGCTCCTTGCCCAGGCGGTGGAGCGGCTTGGCCTCAACCCGAGCGAAGTGAACTCGATCATTCGTCAAGGTGACGCGAAACAGACCGTGCTCAAAGTGGCAGAGGAGCTCAATGCCGATCTGATCGTGATGGGATCCCGGGGGCTCGGACGACTCCAATCGATCCTCGCCAACAGCACCAGCCAGTACGTCTTCCAGCTCTCAACCAGGCCCATGCTTTTGGTGCGAGACGATCTGTACGTACGCCATGTCAATCGTTTGCTCGTGACCATCGATGGCACAGGAGTTGGCGACGACGCCCTGCGACTGGCCTGCGAGATGATTCGCGACATTCCCGGGGGACAACTGACGGGTGTCCATGTGGCCAGGCAGGACATCACCCCATCCCGAGGAGCCGTTAGCAAAGGCGACGCTCTACTGGAGGCAGCGGTCCAACGGGCCCGCGGCTATGGAGTCGCCCTGAAGCCCTTACACATCACCGCGAACGACATCGGCCGCGGGGTGTGCCAGGCCGCCAAGGACACGAATGCCGATCTCGTCGTGATCGCATCCCAGGACCGTCGACCGCTCGTGGCCCGCGGACTGGTGGATCTGGACAAACTGCTGGGGGGATCCGTGAGCGACTACATCAGGGTGCATGCTCCAGCCCCCGTGATGCTCGTGAGGGAACCGGAGCGGTCTTGA
- the nrdR gene encoding transcriptional regulator NrdR, protein MQCPSCQNTDSRVLESRAADGGRSVRRRRECLNCEFRFTTYERVETMPITVLKRNGSRESFSRSKLLHGLSRACEKTGITATKLEEIVDELELTLQQRNGREVTSHDIGELVLEQLKELSEVAYVRFASVYKQFRGVNDFVKTLEGMNTSKPPLATV, encoded by the coding sequence GTGCAGTGCCCTTCCTGCCAAAACACAGACAGTCGGGTATTGGAATCCCGTGCTGCCGATGGAGGCAGGAGTGTTCGCCGTCGGCGTGAATGCCTGAACTGTGAGTTTCGCTTCACCACCTATGAACGGGTGGAGACCATGCCGATCACCGTCCTCAAACGGAATGGCAGCCGCGAGAGCTTCAGCAGGAGCAAGCTGCTCCATGGCCTGAGCAGGGCCTGCGAGAAAACCGGGATCACAGCCACCAAACTCGAAGAAATCGTCGACGAACTTGAGCTCACCCTTCAACAGCGCAACGGTCGCGAGGTGACCAGCCACGACATTGGAGAGCTGGTGCTTGAGCAACTCAAGGAGCTCAGCGAGGTGGCATACGTTCGCTTTGCTTCGGTTTACAAGCAGTTCCGCGGCGTCAACGACTTCGTCAAGACGCTCGAAGGAATGAACACCAGCAAGCCTCCTCTAGCCACCGTTTGA
- the prmC gene encoding peptide chain release factor N(5)-glutamine methyltransferase, translating to MASSELSGTDLLAWRRKQLSRGGYGADLDWLLDLAGGLRWTELQRLHLDPGARVVTLSCALEELELLWRRHLDCHEPLQHLVGCCPWRDFELTVSSAALIPRQETELLVDLALDCVSVKPNSLGSGRWADLGTGSGALAVALARALPHWSGHGVDCSEAALALARTNLERLAGSADWQLHAGDWWTPLEPWWGGLQLVVSNPPYIPASTVDLLDPVVRDYEPRLALDGGPDGLHSIASIVMSAGRALAPGGWLLMEHHHDQSEPVAALCRKAGLEDVRAERDLEGVARFCIARRSS from the coding sequence ATGGCATCTTCAGAGCTTTCTGGCACAGACCTGCTGGCCTGGAGGCGGAAGCAGCTCTCCCGGGGAGGCTATGGAGCCGATCTCGATTGGTTGCTGGATTTGGCCGGTGGTCTTCGCTGGACTGAGCTTCAGCGTTTGCATCTCGATCCCGGTGCCAGGGTTGTGACCCTCAGCTGTGCGCTTGAGGAGCTTGAGTTGCTGTGGCGGCGCCATCTCGACTGTCACGAGCCCTTGCAGCATCTGGTTGGTTGCTGCCCCTGGCGGGACTTTGAATTAACCGTGTCATCCGCAGCCTTGATTCCCAGGCAGGAGACCGAACTGCTCGTGGATCTCGCCCTCGACTGCGTCTCGGTCAAGCCGAATTCCCTTGGGTCGGGACGCTGGGCTGATCTAGGCACGGGCTCTGGTGCCCTGGCGGTTGCTCTGGCTCGTGCTCTACCCCATTGGAGCGGCCATGGGGTCGATTGCAGTGAAGCGGCCCTGGCTCTGGCTCGCACCAACCTGGAGCGCCTGGCCGGCTCGGCTGACTGGCAATTGCATGCTGGTGACTGGTGGACGCCGTTGGAACCCTGGTGGGGGGGATTGCAGTTGGTGGTGTCTAACCCGCCTTATATCCCTGCTTCGACGGTGGATCTCCTTGATCCGGTGGTGCGGGATTACGAACCAAGGCTGGCGCTTGATGGAGGTCCCGATGGCCTCCATTCCATTGCGAGCATTGTGATGTCAGCAGGCCGCGCTCTCGCTCCAGGCGGATGGCTGCTGATGGAGCATCATCACGATCAGAGCGAGCCGGTTGCTGCGCTTTGTCGCAAGGCCGGCCTTGAGGATGTTCGAGCTGAACGCGATCTTGAAGGGGTCGCCCGCTTCTGTATTGCCAGGAGGTCGTCCTGA
- the psbM gene encoding photosystem II reaction center protein PsbM has translation METNDLGFVASLMFVLVPTVFLIILFIQTNSKQS, from the coding sequence ATGGAAACCAACGATCTCGGCTTTGTCGCCAGCCTCATGTTCGTGCTGGTTCCGACGGTCTTCCTGATCATTTTGTTCATTCAGACCAACAGCAAGCAGAGCTGA
- a CDS encoding DNA-processing protein DprA → MDALRALALRTEGGFAALWGWPRARLKAALLWPDSLLERVDRFRSRWGKAPRVSVPADVLVPGDRIWPDALGALPRPPVALFWRGQDSLWTALADSAAVAIVGTRRPSSHALRVATRLGEALAEAGWPVVSGLAEGVDAAAHQGCLAASGRPIAVVGTPLTRVYPPEHAQLQAHVASSGLLITEQAPEARVSRASFALRNRLLVALARVVVVVECPQGSGALLSARCAQQLGCALWVVPGDVLRDSAKGSNALLADGASPLVCIDHFLDFLGAGCLARPEQSSFSKLSPPVAAGAQDSALLRLLEQGAGLETLGQELSRSTADLAEQLFQLELQGVVCAEPGMRWRLA, encoded by the coding sequence ATGGATGCCCTTCGCGCTCTCGCCCTCCGGACTGAAGGAGGCTTTGCGGCGCTCTGGGGGTGGCCCCGCGCTCGCCTGAAGGCTGCTCTGCTCTGGCCTGACTCCCTACTTGAACGGGTTGATCGGTTTCGCTCTCGCTGGGGGAAGGCTCCTCGTGTCAGCGTTCCCGCGGATGTCTTGGTGCCCGGCGACAGGATCTGGCCTGATGCTCTAGGCGCCCTGCCTAGGCCTCCGGTCGCGCTCTTTTGGCGAGGGCAGGACTCCCTCTGGACAGCGCTGGCGGATTCTGCCGCTGTTGCGATTGTCGGCACCCGGCGGCCTTCGTCCCATGCCTTGCGGGTGGCCACCAGGTTGGGAGAAGCGCTGGCGGAGGCGGGATGGCCTGTGGTCAGTGGTTTGGCCGAGGGGGTTGATGCTGCTGCGCATCAAGGTTGCCTCGCGGCATCTGGTCGGCCGATCGCTGTCGTGGGAACTCCTTTGACCAGGGTTTATCCGCCCGAGCATGCCCAGCTTCAGGCCCATGTGGCCTCCAGTGGATTGTTGATCACGGAGCAGGCTCCGGAGGCTCGTGTCTCTCGCGCGAGCTTTGCGCTTCGCAACCGACTGCTGGTCGCTCTCGCCAGGGTTGTGGTGGTCGTGGAGTGTCCGCAGGGAAGTGGGGCGTTGCTCTCGGCTCGATGTGCTCAGCAATTGGGGTGTGCTCTCTGGGTGGTCCCTGGGGATGTTCTGAGGGATTCGGCGAAGGGCAGTAACGCACTCTTGGCCGACGGGGCTTCGCCGCTGGTCTGTATTGACCACTTTCTCGATTTCCTGGGTGCCGGCTGCCTGGCGCGACCTGAGCAGAGTTCTTTCTCCAAGTTGTCTCCACCCGTCGCTGCTGGTGCTCAGGATTCCGCTCTGTTGCGATTGCTTGAGCAAGGTGCCGGGTTGGAGACGCTGGGCCAGGAACTCAGTCGATCCACCGCCGATTTGGCGGAGCAGTTGTTTCAGCTGGAGCTTCAGGGAGTTGTCTGCGCTGAACCTGGGATGCGCTGGCGGCTTGCTTAG
- the minD gene encoding septum site-determining protein MinD, with protein sequence MAPTSRTILICSGKGGVGKTTLTANLGIALARQGQKTVVLDADFGLRNLDLLLGLENRIVYTAQEVLAQTCRLEQALVRHKQEPNLALLPAGNPRMLEWLKPEDMQSIVSMLQKQFDYVLIDCPAGIEDGFKNAAAAAREAIVITTPEVSAVRDADRVIGLLNTRGVSPVQLVLNRVRPKMMANQEMLAVDDVTDILALPLLGLVLEDEQVIVSTNRGEPLTLNGGGSPAARAYANIARRLQGEDVPLTDPAKEGRGLRAKVRRLMQKKIF encoded by the coding sequence GTGGCGCCAACCTCGCGAACGATCCTGATCTGCTCTGGCAAAGGCGGTGTCGGCAAAACGACCCTCACAGCCAATCTGGGCATTGCCCTGGCCAGGCAAGGTCAGAAAACCGTTGTACTGGATGCCGATTTTGGCCTTCGCAACCTCGATCTTCTGCTGGGCCTCGAAAACAGAATCGTCTACACAGCGCAGGAGGTTCTGGCTCAGACCTGCCGACTCGAACAAGCCCTCGTACGCCACAAGCAAGAGCCCAACCTCGCCCTGCTTCCGGCGGGCAATCCCCGCATGCTCGAGTGGCTCAAACCCGAAGACATGCAATCCATCGTGAGCATGCTTCAAAAACAGTTCGACTACGTGCTGATCGACTGTCCTGCCGGGATCGAGGACGGATTCAAGAATGCAGCCGCTGCAGCCCGCGAGGCCATCGTGATTACCACTCCCGAGGTTTCAGCAGTTCGCGACGCCGACCGGGTGATCGGGCTTCTCAACACCAGAGGGGTTTCGCCGGTGCAGCTGGTTCTCAATCGAGTGCGGCCAAAAATGATGGCGAACCAAGAAATGCTGGCGGTTGATGATGTCACCGACATCCTCGCCCTCCCCCTGCTGGGACTTGTGCTGGAGGATGAACAGGTGATCGTGAGCACAAACCGGGGTGAGCCACTCACCCTGAATGGTGGCGGCTCACCTGCAGCCCGTGCTTACGCCAACATTGCACGCCGCTTGCAGGGAGAGGACGTTCCTCTCACCGACCCTGCAAAAGAAGGACGTGGGCTACGCGCCAAGGTGCGCCGGCTGATGCAAAAGAAGATTTTCTGA
- the minC gene encoding septum site-determining protein MinC yields MPAPLFEARSQEDVTYRLRLPPFLERDWQEALPDLLANCPPGPVDLDCGTWPLNVRDLHHLIDTLEREGLSINGLEACRSETVISANALGLQARLRMEHLQIKPVADAAAGLRLHQGTLRSGDHVNAQGHLLLVGDVNPGARVSAAGDVLVWGRLRGVAHAGCLGNSEAKIVALQLRPLQLRIADCVARGPDEQPQPGFAEQARIVNGEIVIEAAQPLPPIVPATERDDSLA; encoded by the coding sequence ATGCCTGCGCCGCTTTTTGAAGCCAGATCCCAGGAAGACGTGACTTACCGACTTCGGCTTCCCCCCTTCCTGGAGCGTGACTGGCAGGAAGCGCTGCCTGATCTACTCGCCAACTGTCCGCCAGGGCCCGTGGATCTCGATTGCGGAACCTGGCCTCTCAACGTGCGAGACCTTCACCATCTAATCGACACCCTCGAACGGGAAGGACTCTCGATCAACGGCCTGGAAGCCTGCAGAAGTGAAACGGTCATCAGTGCCAATGCCCTTGGCCTACAGGCCCGCCTGCGGATGGAACACCTGCAGATCAAGCCCGTAGCTGACGCTGCAGCAGGCCTGCGGCTCCATCAGGGCACCTTGAGGTCTGGGGATCACGTCAACGCCCAGGGCCACCTTCTACTGGTCGGTGATGTGAACCCTGGCGCCCGCGTGTCAGCAGCTGGTGATGTTCTGGTCTGGGGGCGACTGAGGGGCGTTGCCCATGCAGGCTGCCTAGGCAACAGCGAGGCCAAGATCGTGGCGCTCCAGTTGCGGCCACTGCAACTGCGGATCGCTGATTGCGTTGCCCGTGGACCGGACGAGCAGCCTCAACCTGGCTTTGCGGAGCAAGCCCGCATTGTGAATGGAGAAATCGTGATTGAAGCCGCCCAGCCACTGCCCCCGATCGTTCCTGCAACAGAGCGGGACGATTCCCTGGCCTGA
- a CDS encoding acyl-CoA thioesterase, with product MVIESVTTRPWRWSKRVLPQHTDHGGVMWHGAYVAWLEEARVEALAAVGLPYGVVSEAGLEMPVVRLEIDYRQALHHGEQVLLESWALPRKGVRWPWRSRWLCSDGEVAAEARVELVLVRFDGGRRTLLRQAPEPLGEALRRLQQGPEPPA from the coding sequence ATGGTGATTGAGAGCGTTACGACGCGGCCCTGGCGTTGGAGCAAACGTGTTCTTCCTCAGCACACCGACCACGGTGGGGTGATGTGGCATGGCGCCTATGTGGCCTGGCTCGAGGAGGCGAGGGTGGAGGCATTGGCAGCCGTGGGGCTGCCCTACGGCGTGGTGTCGGAGGCAGGGCTGGAAATGCCTGTGGTGCGCCTAGAGATCGACTATCGGCAGGCCCTCCATCACGGCGAGCAGGTGCTGTTGGAAAGCTGGGCGCTCCCTAGGAAAGGAGTTCGCTGGCCGTGGCGGAGTCGCTGGCTGTGCTCGGATGGCGAGGTGGCGGCAGAGGCTCGGGTCGAGCTGGTGCTGGTTCGCTTCGACGGTGGGCGTCGCACCCTTCTGCGCCAGGCTCCGGAACCCCTCGGCGAAGCCTTGCGGCGCCTCCAGCAAGGCCCTGAGCCGCCAGCATGA
- a CDS encoding response regulator transcription factor, which produces MPTSDLTPAELSVVRLLLEGLSNKAIAQRRVLSIRTVETHISHALGKTGCRSRLELMLWMLARERHQRPEPAGTLPSLPA; this is translated from the coding sequence ATGCCGACCTCTGACCTCACCCCTGCGGAGCTCTCTGTCGTTCGCTTGCTGTTGGAAGGACTCAGCAACAAAGCCATCGCCCAGCGCAGGGTTCTCAGCATCCGCACCGTGGAGACCCACATCAGTCATGCCCTGGGCAAGACCGGCTGTCGCTCCAGGCTGGAGTTGATGCTCTGGATGCTGGCCAGGGAAAGGCATCAGAGGCCGGAGCCGGCCGGTACACTTCCCTCATTGCCGGCTTAG
- a CDS encoding 30S ribosomal protein S1, which translates to MSVTSTDQVQDPNAETAAFAEDAEAIMATESIDAFAEEDLSIPEDVPTADDPSSRASSRDLDGAGFTLDEFASLLSKYDYNFKPGDIVNGTVFALESKGAMIDIGAKTAAFMPMQEVSINRVEGLSDVLQPGEVREFFIMSEENEDGQLALSIRRIEYQRAWERVRQLQKEDATIYSEVFATNRGGALVRVEGLRGFIPGSHISTRKPKEDLVADFLPLKFLEVDEERNRLVLSHRRALVERKMNRLEVGEVVIGTVRGIKPYGAFIDIGGVSGLLHISEISHEHIETPHTVLNVNDQMKVMIIDLDAERGRISLSTKALEPEPGDMLTDPQKVFEKAEEMAARYKQMLLEQAEEGEESYGMMG; encoded by the coding sequence ATGTCTGTCACCTCCACCGACCAGGTTCAGGATCCCAACGCGGAAACAGCCGCGTTTGCCGAAGATGCTGAAGCGATCATGGCAACGGAATCCATCGATGCCTTCGCTGAAGAGGACCTGAGCATTCCGGAGGATGTGCCCACGGCCGACGACCCCAGCAGCCGGGCCAGCAGCCGTGATCTCGATGGCGCTGGTTTCACCCTCGACGAGTTCGCCTCGCTGCTGAGCAAGTACGACTACAACTTCAAGCCTGGCGACATCGTCAACGGCACCGTCTTTGCCCTGGAGTCGAAGGGAGCGATGATCGACATCGGCGCGAAGACGGCCGCCTTCATGCCGATGCAGGAGGTGTCGATCAACCGTGTTGAGGGACTGAGCGATGTTCTCCAGCCGGGAGAGGTGCGCGAGTTCTTCATCATGAGCGAAGAGAACGAAGACGGTCAGCTCGCACTATCGATTCGCCGGATTGAATATCAACGCGCCTGGGAACGGGTGAGGCAGCTGCAGAAAGAAGACGCCACCATTTATTCCGAGGTGTTCGCCACCAACCGTGGTGGTGCCCTTGTGCGGGTGGAAGGCCTGCGCGGCTTCATCCCCGGTAGCCACATCAGCACCCGCAAGCCCAAGGAAGATCTGGTCGCCGATTTCCTGCCGCTCAAGTTCCTGGAAGTCGACGAGGAGCGCAACCGTCTGGTGCTCAGCCATCGTCGCGCCCTGGTGGAGCGCAAGATGAATCGCCTCGAGGTAGGCGAAGTGGTGATCGGCACCGTTCGTGGCATCAAGCCCTATGGCGCCTTCATCGATATCGGTGGTGTCAGCGGTCTGCTGCACATCTCCGAAATCAGCCACGAGCACATCGAGACTCCTCACACCGTGCTCAATGTCAATGACCAGATGAAGGTCATGATCATCGATCTGGATGCCGAGCGCGGCCGCATCTCTCTCTCCACCAAGGCGCTTGAGCCGGAGCCCGGTGACATGCTCACCGATCCCCAGAAGGTGTTCGAGAAGGCCGAGGAAATGGCTGCCCGTTACAAGCAAATGCTGCTTGAGCAGGCCGAGGAGGGCGAAGAGTCCTACGGGATGATGGGCTGA
- a CDS encoding photosystem II reaction center protein T, producing MESFAYILILTLAIATLFFAIAFRDPPKIGK from the coding sequence ATGGAAAGCTTCGCTTACATCCTCATCCTCACCCTGGCGATTGCCACACTCTTCTTCGCCATCGCTTTCCGCGATCCCCCGAAGATCGGCAAGTGA
- the psbB gene encoding photosystem II chlorophyll-binding protein CP47, which produces MGLPWYRVHTVVINDPGRLLAVHLMHTALVAGWAGSMALYELAIFDPSDPVLNPMWRQGMFVMPFMARLGVTGSWGGWSITGETGVDPGFWSFEGVAAAHIVFSGLLMLAAIWHWTYWDLEIWQDPRTGEPALDLPKIFGIHLLLAGLGCFGFGAFHLTGVFGPGMWISDPYSLTGHLEAVQPAWGPEGFNPFNPGGIVAHHIAAGIVGIIAGIFHITTRPPERLYKALRMGNIETVLASAIAAVFFAAFIVAGTMWYGSAATPVELFGPTRYQWDQSYFKTEINRRVQTAMDSGASEQEAYASIPEKLAFYDYVGNSPAKGGLFRVGPMVNGDGLPTGWIGHISFTDKDGRDLQVRRLPNFFENFPVVLEDSDGIVRADIPFRRAEAKYSFEQQGVTATVFGGALDGQTFTDPADVKRLARKAQLGEAFEFDRETYHSDGTFRSSPRGWFTFGHATFALLFFFGHIWHGARTLYRDVFAGIDPDLGEQVEFGLFQKLGDRSTRRLPEGYVPPAGTTLS; this is translated from the coding sequence ATGGGATTGCCCTGGTATCGGGTGCACACCGTCGTTATTAACGACCCCGGCCGACTCCTGGCCGTGCACCTCATGCACACCGCCCTCGTTGCCGGCTGGGCCGGCTCGATGGCTCTCTATGAACTCGCCATTTTCGACCCCTCGGATCCTGTTCTGAATCCGATGTGGCGTCAGGGCATGTTTGTGATGCCTTTTATGGCCCGTCTTGGCGTCACCGGCAGCTGGGGAGGCTGGAGCATCACCGGTGAGACCGGTGTGGATCCTGGCTTCTGGAGCTTTGAAGGTGTCGCCGCAGCTCACATCGTGTTCAGCGGCCTGCTGATGCTGGCTGCCATCTGGCACTGGACTTACTGGGATCTCGAGATCTGGCAGGACCCACGCACAGGTGAGCCCGCCCTTGATCTCCCCAAGATTTTCGGCATCCACCTCCTGCTTGCAGGACTAGGCTGCTTCGGTTTCGGCGCCTTCCATCTCACCGGTGTTTTCGGACCGGGCATGTGGATCTCCGATCCGTACAGCCTCACCGGGCACCTAGAAGCTGTCCAGCCAGCCTGGGGTCCTGAAGGATTCAACCCCTTCAATCCTGGTGGAATCGTTGCTCACCACATCGCTGCAGGGATTGTCGGCATCATTGCTGGCATCTTCCACATCACCACTCGACCTCCTGAGCGCCTTTACAAGGCCTTGCGCATGGGGAACATCGAGACGGTCTTGGCTAGTGCCATTGCCGCTGTGTTCTTCGCAGCCTTCATCGTGGCCGGCACCATGTGGTACGGCTCAGCTGCCACTCCTGTGGAGCTGTTCGGCCCGACCCGTTATCAGTGGGATCAGAGCTACTTCAAGACTGAGATCAACCGTCGCGTTCAGACGGCAATGGATTCAGGTGCTTCCGAGCAAGAGGCTTATGCCTCGATTCCTGAGAAACTTGCCTTCTATGACTACGTCGGAAACAGCCCTGCCAAGGGCGGTCTGTTCCGTGTTGGTCCGATGGTGAATGGTGATGGTCTGCCCACGGGTTGGATTGGCCATATCTCCTTCACTGACAAGGATGGTCGCGATCTTCAGGTGCGCCGTCTCCCCAACTTCTTTGAGAACTTCCCTGTGGTTCTTGAAGACAGTGACGGCATCGTGCGGGCTGACATTCCTTTCCGTCGGGCTGAAGCGAAATATTCCTTCGAGCAGCAAGGTGTGACCGCCACAGTCTTTGGTGGTGCCCTTGACGGTCAGACCTTCACTGATCCTGCTGACGTGAAGCGACTGGCTCGCAAGGCTCAACTGGGTGAAGCGTTCGAATTCGACCGCGAGACCTACCACTCCGACGGCACCTTCCGCAGCTCACCCCGCGGCTGGTTCACCTTCGGCCATGCCACCTTTGCCCTCCTCTTCTTCTTTGGGCACATCTGGCACGGTGCACGCACCCTCTACCGTGACGTGTTTGCCGGTATCGATCCCGATCTCGGTGAGCAGGTTGAGTTCGGTCTGTTCCAGAAACTGGGAGACCGTTCCACCCGTCGACTGCCTGAGGGCTACGTGCCCCCGGCAGGCACCACCCTCAGCTGA
- the minE gene encoding cell division topological specificity factor MinE, whose product MTLRDILDKLLGRQPASATTARERLQLVLAHDRSDLSPELLEQMRKEILEVVAKYVEIDLDHGDVSLETEDRVTALVANLPIRRPLAIPTRNNDQETVDA is encoded by the coding sequence ATGACCCTGCGCGACATCCTCGACAAACTGCTCGGACGCCAGCCAGCCAGTGCCACCACAGCACGGGAACGTTTGCAGCTGGTGCTTGCCCACGATCGCAGCGATCTCAGCCCCGAACTTCTGGAGCAGATGCGCAAAGAGATCCTTGAGGTCGTGGCGAAGTACGTAGAAATCGACCTGGATCATGGCGACGTAAGCCTGGAGACCGAAGACCGGGTGACCGCGCTTGTGGCGAACCTGCCCATCCGCCGCCCCCTGGCCATTCCAACCCGCAACAACGACCAAGAGACAGTCGACGCCTGA
- a CDS encoding L-threonylcarbamoyladenylate synthase has translation MPDGDGVESLLLQLQSGNPVLIPTDTLPALAALPDHAGQIWCLKQRPLEKPLILMGADAMDLLCHARVDARREAEALASDHWPGALTLVLPSQGSMTDRLHPGASTLGMRVPDCAVTRALLARSGPLATTSVNRSGEPAATNARDAWRCFPSLSLLAPLPWPAPSGLASTVLAWSGPGEWRVLREGAVMPTGLNLKPPCSG, from the coding sequence ATGCCTGATGGGGATGGAGTCGAGTCACTGCTGCTTCAGTTGCAAAGTGGAAATCCCGTGTTGATTCCAACCGACACCCTCCCGGCCCTGGCCGCACTGCCGGATCACGCTGGCCAGATCTGGTGCCTGAAGCAGCGTCCTTTGGAGAAGCCGCTGATCTTGATGGGCGCTGATGCCATGGACCTGCTGTGTCACGCGCGGGTCGATGCACGTCGGGAGGCGGAAGCTCTGGCCTCAGATCATTGGCCAGGCGCTCTCACCTTGGTGCTCCCCTCCCAAGGATCGATGACTGACAGGCTCCACCCAGGGGCGTCAACACTCGGCATGCGCGTGCCCGATTGCGCAGTCACCAGAGCGCTCTTGGCCAGGAGCGGCCCCCTGGCCACCACAAGCGTGAATCGGTCCGGAGAGCCTGCTGCGACCAACGCTCGAGACGCTTGGCGTTGCTTTCCCTCGCTGTCACTGCTTGCTCCGCTGCCCTGGCCAGCTCCGAGTGGCTTGGCAAGCACCGTTCTCGCCTGGAGCGGTCCAGGGGAGTGGCGAGTCCTGCGAGAGGGTGCTGTGATGCCTACAGGCCTGAACCTGAAGCCCCCATGCTCTGGTTGA
- a CDS encoding 2Fe-2S iron-sulfur cluster-binding protein: protein MPVIRFVREGRDVECYPGENLRDVALREGISLYGLKGQLGNCGGCGQCITCFVDVPDGALPGALSTRTAVEENKLRRRPNTWRLACQALVQDSLVVLTRPQMGLADAEARIAAAQAGGLPSGPTAWPAQELNEDEPEPDQELDDRAATPGDEA, encoded by the coding sequence ATGCCAGTCATCCGCTTTGTCAGAGAAGGTCGTGACGTGGAGTGCTACCCCGGGGAAAATCTGCGGGACGTGGCCCTTCGTGAAGGGATTTCCCTGTACGGCCTGAAAGGTCAGCTTGGCAACTGCGGCGGGTGCGGCCAGTGCATTACTTGCTTTGTCGATGTGCCGGATGGTGCTTTGCCGGGTGCTCTCTCCACGCGCACGGCAGTGGAGGAGAACAAGTTGCGGCGTCGGCCGAACACTTGGCGTCTTGCCTGTCAGGCGCTTGTACAGGACTCCCTCGTGGTCTTGACCAGGCCGCAGATGGGGCTTGCGGATGCGGAGGCACGGATCGCAGCAGCACAAGCGGGCGGTTTGCCAAGCGGGCCAACCGCCTGGCCTGCTCAGGAGCTGAATGAAGATGAGCCCGAGCCTGATCAGGAACTTGATGATCGGGCTGCTACGCCCGGTGACGAGGCCTGA